A single Kryptolebias marmoratus isolate JLee-2015 linkage group LG7, ASM164957v2, whole genome shotgun sequence DNA region contains:
- the LOC112451053 gene encoding macrophage mannose receptor 1: MRRILSALILSEWIVLITCLSHQYFFINEPLTWTEAQTYCRQKHSDLATIKSTEDVDQLIKTLSSADHSSEVWIGLFSEINWIWSDGFTGSGAEFRDWETSSYEPDFASANQFCVLIDSNGRWWDANCQYSYSFICNNGTQLYPEFVSVNETMTWSNAQTFCRENFIDLATVKNVTENEMAQSLVPPEDYLWIGLFREPYFNWSDGNSTLFSNWDSVLNPISSMAVICSVTSVQRSGKWSFKSCEEKLPFVCYGPCCGTQMNPEFILVNTTMDWPSAQKYCKENFTDLATLHDRLKEKDVSGVTLKWRQVPNRKVFQKEGKRKKTEL; the protein is encoded by the exons ATGAGGAGGATCTTGAGTGCCTTAATTCTCTCAG agtGGATCGTCCTCATTACCTGCCTCTCCCATCAGTACTTCTTTATTAATGAGCCTCTGACCTGGACTGAAGCTCAGACctactgcagacagaaacactcaGATCTGGCCACCATCAAAAGCACTGAAGATGTGGACCAACTTATCAAGACACTTTCATCTGCTGATCACAGCTCTGAGGTCTGGATTGGTCTGTTCAGTGAAATCAACTGGATCTGGTCTGATGGGTTCACCGGGAGCGGGGCTGAAttcagggactgggaaacttcTAGTTATGAACCGGATTTTGCTTCAGCAAATCAGTTCTGTGTGCTCATTGACAGCAATGGTAGATGGTGGGACGCTAATTGCCAATACAGCTACTCATTTATCTGTAATAATG GGACACAGCTGTATCctgagtttgtttctgtgaatgAAACAATGACCTGGTCCAATGCTCAGACGTTCTGCAGGGAGAACTTCATTGACCTGGCCACTGTGAAGAATGTAACAGAGAACGAGATGGCCCAGAGCTTGGTGCCTCCAGAAGATTATCTGTGGATCGGTCTGTTTAGAGAGCCATATTTTAACTGGTCTGACGGAAACAGCACCCTCTTCAGCAACTGGGATTCTGTTTTAAACCCAATCAGCTCGATGGCAGTCATATGCAGTGTTACATCTGTGCAGAGGTCTGGAAAGTGGAGTTTTAAATCTTGTGAAGAAAAATTGCCATTTGTCTGCTATGGCCCTTGTTGTG GAACACAGATGAATCCTGAATTTATTCTTGTGAACACAACAATGGACTGGCCTAGTGCTCAAAAATACTGCAAGGAGAACTTCACAGACCTGGCCACT ctccATGACAGACTGAAGGAGAAAGATGTGAGTGGAGTCACCCTGAAGTGGAGACAGGTGCCTAACAGAAAAGTCTTCCAGAAGgaagggaaaagaaagaagactGAGCTCTGA
- the mad2l1 gene encoding mitotic spindle assembly checkpoint protein MAD2A: MTSTLKGITLKGSAEMVAEFFSFGINSILYQRGIYPPETFSRVTHYDMSLQLTTDPKLKNYLTNVVTQLKEWLFECTVQKLVLVITCLETNEVLERWQFDIECDKSAKESSAPREKSIKTIQDEIRSVIRQITATVTFLPLLETPCAFDLLVYTDKDLVVPDKWEESGPQIIDQSEEVRLRSFTTSIHKVNSMVAYKKTDSA; this comes from the exons ATGACCAGCACGTTGAAGGGAATTACACTTAAAGGAAGCGCGGAGATGGTGGCCGagttcttct CGTTCGGCATCAACAGCATCCTGTACCAGCGGGGCATCTACCCTCCAGAGACGTTCAGCCGAGTCACGCACTACGACATGAGCCTGCAGCTCACCACCGATCCCAAGCTGAAGAACTACCTGACCAACGTGGTGACTCAGCTCAAAG AGTGGCTGTTTGAGTGCACCGTGCAGAAGCTGGTGTTGGTCATCACATGTCTGGAGACCAACGAGGTTCTGGAGAGATGGCAGTTCGACATCGAGTGTGACAAGTCGGCCAAGGAGAGCAG TGCTCCCCGAGAGAAATCCATCAAGACCATCCAGGATGAGATCCGCTCCGTCATCAGACAGATAACAGCCACAGTGACCTTCCTGCCGCTGCTCGAGACTCCAT GTGCCTTTGACCTCCTGGTCTACACGGACAAAGACCTGGTGGTCCCAGACAAGTGGGAGGAGTCTGGCCCACAGATTATCGACCAGTCGGAGGAGGTGCGCCTCCGCTCCTTCACCACCTCCATCCACAAGGTGAACAGCATGGTGGCGTACAAGAAGACCGACTCGGCTTGA